ATTTTCAGCCAGTTGTGATTTACTTGCTTTAAATGCTATGAGACTGTAGTTCAGTATTATtccatataatatataattttttcttggACTTTCTATGCTCCATTACTTGTTTCTTTATTGGACCTTCTATGCTCCATTACTTGTTTCTTTATTGAACCTTCTATGCTCCATTACTTGTTTCTTTATTGTACAGGACGATGTCTTATTTAAGGTGCTTCTGCAACTGCTAAGCATAAACTCCTGTCTAGAGCAACTGTGAGAACCAAATATTCCAGTTGGCTTGTAGTACCTAAACTGAAATGTATTGGTCAGATGGCCTAagcataattatattattgtgtTGTATGCAGGTTGAATAGGGTAAAGTGGACATCAGAAGATGTTAAAGAAGATATTCTTTTCCATATTTCACACATCTTTAATCCTGTATATCTGTTCCATCTGTTCCTCGCAGAGGCAAgtcttttacatttttaagGTTTGATGCTTATAAAATACCAAACACTACCATACAGGCAACTTATTCCTGCCACagagaataagaagaataaaataaaagaacaataaaaatttcagTTTAGTTTTTTACACTTAAGGATCAAATCTTTTTAATCAATATGAGATTCTTGTCTCCTGCAGTTGCATTATGATCACCAAGTGCTTCTTGATTACCTTATTTCTAAAGATATAGGAATCAGTTGCGCAGAATATCTTTTAAGGTAAGTCTTCCAGttgatttagattttaaacTAAGCCTTCTTACCTTCTGATGGCAAATTCTTAGCCAAACttgtttctaatatattaGTTGGTTGTTACACATACTGATTAACCATGTGTCTGTCATGGATATTTGGTGCATCAAAGCAATTTTAGCATTATGACTCCTATGTGAGctgactttctttttctcatagtTCTTTTGTACAGGATTCTGACGCGCTTCTTATtcattttctactttttttttcgtAGGTGTTTGCGTACTGTGTGTAGTTCATGGCacttatttatgaaattttctaCGTATGAGAAAGTTATAAATCACTCTttttgcaaaagaagaaaaatctttCTAGAAGCTTCTAATCTTCAGGTGGAGACATCATCTGTGCCTATAAAATTCGCTCCTTCATCacttgaagaaaaaggaaagaaaaaatttgaatattgtCATAATGACTGTAAAACCAGAAGAAAGCTGTTCAAGAAAGCCAAAGATTGTTTGCTTTCTTTGAAAGATTCTGTAGAAAATCTTCAACGCAAGAATTTGTTTCCATATAATCCCGAAGTTCTCTTAAAACGGTGTGTTTCTctaattatcttttctttcctaaTTGAGATTGATTTCTTTGTGCTTCTACTAAAGAACTTATTGCTCCGTTACTGTTTACTAGCCTTAGCATAGTTCAGCAAGCAAGTATTCATATTTCTCCATTTATCTAGGAAAGGATTGTGGCACATGTATTATCTCAGTGCATAAGTCATGTCCTTGAAAGTGGATTCTCTTTGGGCACCATGGATATTCTATTGAATACCTTCTAGAACAGCATTCCCATTCCAATTTTGTTGAATGTCCCAAGGGGTACTGGCAAACTCATTGGAAACtatcattttagttttaacTGTATGGACACCATAATAGAATTCTTGGTGCATTTAGAGTCTGAATACATCATGCCAATTGGCCCAAATTATATGGGCCTAAATTATCTCAATTCACTATTCAGTAATGCCAAAAGAAGTTGGATCCGACTTTCATTCATGTTATGTGATGTGATGATTTGAAGAATCTTAAGCAAGTTCAGTGCATTAGCTCCCTGTTGAGACATGGTCCTTTTACCATACTGCTCTAATTactaaagtttatttattgatggaataacatcatattaattgttttcttCTGGCAGTTTAAAAAAGTTTGAGGAGCTATGCCTTGATCAAGAGACTCATGGCTTTCTATGACTGGATCAATTATTTGGGAACTTCAAAAGAGTTGATATTTGCATCTTTTGCTTTGGGATTGAATAAGGAATTAGTATCCTATCACTCTGAATGTATTTGGAAACATTAATTACATATGGACTAATTGCACTTCTGGAATTGATTACTTGTAGATCTTTGTTAGAATAGCTGTCACACAGAATGCAGCACGCATCCTCGTGTAGATTGCATCCTCTTAATTCTAGAGCTATTCTACAttttttggaaaataattgattGGACAAATAGAAATATCTCTAATGGAGAGATCACAAATTTCCGTCGTACTATAGGTGGCAATTTGCTATTTGTCTGATCAAGATTAGTCTTATAAAGGTTCCACATGACTTTTGGAATTAACGATTGTAGGTCCAGTCCAAGCGCCTCTTCAATTAGGGTAATGTGACAGCGTTTGGACATTTATGGATAACTTTGTCTTAAACAAAAAGTATGTGCCCGAAACTCTTTGGGTTAAAATAGAGTTTTTCATTCCTAGTATAATAGTAGCCTCCAtcaaacaaaaggaaaagcaaCGGTGGAGTTAAAGGACATGGAAGAGAGACAGAGGCATTTTGTGTTGATCCATGGAGCCTGTCATGGAGCGTGGTGTTGGTACAAGGTAGCAACTTTGCTAAAATGTGCTGGCCATAAAGTTACAGCTTTGGAACTAGCTGCTTCTGGAGTACACCCCAAGCAGGTGAATGATCTGTATTCATTCTCGGACTATTATGAGCCTTTAATGGAATTTATGATGTCCCTGCCACCGGAGGAGAGGGTCATTCTAGTGGGCCACAGCTTGGGTGGGCTCAGCTTATCTGTTGCAATGGAAAGGTTTCCTGAAAAAGTTTCTGCTGGAGTATTTGCTACAGCTTTTATGCCAGGTCCTGAACTCAGTTACTTCACTTTAAAGGAAGAGGTATTATTtgctgtctctctctctctctctctcttaaaTTCAAGCACACATGCATAAACATGCACTCTTCACAATCTTGGTAATCTAGACGAAAAGGAGATGGATTTCTTCCTAACACAATCGTAATCTGTATGTTTATGTATATTTTCCATTCTTCTGTTGTCACATGactttttattcaataatttagACTTCTTTAAGTATGCTGATAAAACCAATGAACAAGGAGGCGgctgatttaattaattgtttgtgtCTTCTAAAGTAAGGCAAATGGGTTTATGCCTACATCTCTATTTAGCTCTTAGAATGCTCCTAGATTACTGGAGAACACTGTAAATCTCTTTCGTTTGAGAAGTATAATTCTCTAAATTGAAGTGTTACGCTTTGTACTAGTTTATTTCCTATTTAGCTATTTAGGTGATTTTTAGGATCTTTAAGTTTTCCTTAAATGTTTTTCTTGATATCTTGCTGGTTAATTTCCTACTTAGTTATTATATGTGATTCGTAAGATCATCCTTATTTaagtttctttaattatttgtctTATGGCAAGTAGGGTTTAAAGAGTTAGAGGATAGCCTTCTCTTTTGTAACTATTTAAATGTTGCTTCCTTACGAAATAAAACAAGtagaaattttctttaagattgtgaactcttaaaaatttagagatCATAGAGCTCTCTCTAATAATCGTTCAAGTCTAATTCAACATAGGTCGAAAAGGTAGAAATTCAATGTGGTGAATCATAGACCTATAAGCTGATCCCAAAGGCCATAACATGAAGTGGATCATAATATGTTATGAGAAATTTTGTGAGgaaaatactaattataagAAGTGAGGAAGATAACTGATGATTTGTCAATTAGAAAGAAAGTTCACTAGATTGTATATCTTTTTTTCCTCTGAATTTATCGACATTGAATTGCAGTAGTAGCCAGTTGATGGCAGAAACCcaagaaataagaagaatacaagagcTAGCCATCACAATCGCCTGTTTtactttgttttttattttgatgctTACAAGGCGAAATTATTCACAAAAGAACAAACAGAAGTCGATGTTTAACACGTGTGGATACATGCACCTGCACTTGCTTTTCCTTTATGGACTTAAGCTTGCTATTCATTTCccttaattttcatattatttggAATTAAGTGGTGATATCTACTTCTGAAACTTATAGTTTGATAGACAATTCAATTCCTACATGGACATGCAATATATGTTTGATAATGGACCAGACAACCCTCCAACCTCCGTGTTGTTTGGACCTAACGTCTTGGCAGACAAGTTGTATCAGCTCTCCCCAACTGAGGTAATAGCATCCTCCTACTTGCTATGATAATATGTTGAACTTTCCTCTGTACAATtgatttattctttctttttccctccAAACTATGCAGGATCTAACTCTGGCCACACTGTTGATAAGACATTTGCCTCTCTATGATACTGCAGCTGTACAAGATGCAATTACGGTCACCGAAGAGAAATACGGATCTGTTCCTCGAATTTATATTGTCTGTGACCAAGATTTGATAATCAAAGAGGATATGCAGAGGTGGATGGTCAAGAACAATCCAACTGACGAGGTAAAGATCATTGCTGGCTCTGATCACATGGCCATGTTTTCCAAGCCACAAGAGCTGTGCGCTTGCCTGGAGGAGATTGCCAAGAAATACTTATGAATCCGCACTTTCTTCGTTTGGTAACTTATTGGCCTGTTGATCTGAGAAAAAGACAAGGAAAATAAGAGAAGATGACATGGAAAATgatgtaataaaattatgaaacaTTGTTTCgcaatattcaacaatttgcTTGCTTCAATTTCATACCCTAAATCTGAGTATGGTAgcgaaatttaaaaaaatgcaGTATGCTGTCATTTTCTGATTGGGTTAACAGTTGTTGAAGAATTATTCAACCATTCATATATGGGAAAAGATTGTCTGAAGCACTAACTTCGCTGCAAGAGGGACCACATCTTTTGATGTATCTGCCCGAATTTTATCCTCCTTTTCAAGATTATTTGTATTATGAAcccttaaaatatttaaaaaaaaaaaaactttgtCAGAAAAACCTTTAACCAGCTTATCCATAAACAACCCCTTAcagtaaaagaatatgtccaatcttcttctatttctcaGTATTCTCTTATTGCTACCACACAGGAGCAGTACGTTACTCTCGAAATTCCAACCTCCTTCATAGAACAGTGGAGAAAACAAGGCTACACACACCTCCATCTTGGAGCAGTTAGACTAGTCTTATCCTATCACGGAAGGATGGGTTTACCGGTCACCAGCCCGTATGTCGCTACTGGACACAAGATACTTCAAGTATGAGCATGCAGTGATCGGAACAATCGTCACAACACTCAACACAGGAAGTGTTGTCTTGACATTCTTCCCTAATTTCAATCTATCCCTCAGTGATCCTTATCTTCCCACTACACTAAAAGTTCAAGTCCAAATAACAGGAGCGAATCAAGTCGATAACGCTCTCTCTGCAACCCTACACCATCAGATAGTTTATAGACTACAGGATCATGCATTGAATCTACAGATCCCAGGCTTTCAAGCTTCCTCTGATGCGTTGTTCATTATGGCCGACTCTGGCCAGATCCCCACTATTGTCCAAGCTCCCAGGCAGCTGGAAAAGGAAGATCTTCAAAAGTTGATCCCGACTGAGTGGGTCACCAACTACGAAAAGCTTCAGGCATCTCAATCTAAGCTTGTTCAAGCTACAGATCCTCTCTTTATCAATCAAAGAGATGGAACTGTCAAAACGATCTTCACAAAGACTGGGGAATCTTCTTCAGCTCCATCCTTCTTTCAAGCATCCATGATACAACCGGTATCAAGGCAAAGGGAAAAGATTCCTATTCATTCATTCCAGTCCTCTGGAAACCGGATCTGTTGCCAGTCAAAGGACACTTGTCGGGATGTTGCCTGAGATGTGCCGCCAGTGCATTGTGATAATGACTTAGACTTTGCTGAACCTTGCTTTCGGCATCCAAAAAGGAATCCTCGAAACATGTCACCGGACACTCCATGTTCAGAAAGGAGATCAAAGCCGGATGACCGGGATCCAGATGGTTCCCAAAAGCAACAGACAAGTAAAACACCTCTCCCAATGTTTGATGAGGCCATCAAGTTCCttgcaaaagaaggaaaaacagTCATTGATATCTCTTACGATGAATTCAAGGTACTATTGGCTCAACTTAAGGTCGAATATGGAAAACCCCCTTCTGCAACCTGCAGAAAAGAGATCCAGAAAGATCTAAGAGTTTATAGGCTGGAAAACGAAACCTGCAAGAGCTTAGCTCCCACAGGGTTTGAAACCACGGTTTCGGTTACAACGCCACGAACTTCTAGATGTTCTTCATCTTTGTCTTCCATATCAGCGGTTCAACcagcaattcaagagtgctacaTGTTCCAGCCAGAGGATTTCCCTCCTTTAGGAAAAACGGAGAACAAGAGATCAGAAATTCTTCCTTCAAGGATTTCTCCCTCTGGATCTATAGAGCCCCTGACACCTCCAGAAGAGGTGCTAAACTGGCAAACCTCCAACTCGATAGTCCAGAATACTTATCTAAAAAAGATAGATGGGAAACTGGACCAAGCTTTACACCTGGCTCAAAAACTAGatcataagttggatactttCTCACAAGAAGTACTCCAGCTCCACTCATCGCTCACTGCAAAATATCAAGCTCTGGATAGAGAGCTTCGGATACCTCAGCCTATTACTCCTGCCTTcatacaaaaggaaaaggagatcACACGGCTGAAGAAATAAATAGATCAAATTGAGCATGATCTTCGGAGAGACCAGTCTACTATAATTCCATCATTTACTTCAGCAGCCTCCACATCATCTGCTATTGCTCCTTCGTACTATTCTTcattcccttttcttttacaacCAGAACAACCACAAGAAACCCTTTATCAACCATTTGGCACTTTCTCTCATCTTTACCCAAAACACCCAAAAaatctagaaaagaaaacctctCCTCCTCTAGCctgtaaagaaaaaataccAGAGCAATCTCTCATCAGTCCGTATGATTCAGAATCCTCTTCGAATACTTCAGAGATGGCGGACATCACTGAGATTCTCATGAACACTTCTACTACTGATCCCAGTCCAGAAATAGTGGAACCTGAGGATGAGGATGCTCAGTCATTCTTTGCTCCCACTGGAGCTCCAAACCCAAGGTCAAAACCAGCTAGCACGGGACCTTGGTTCACTTTTGATGACCTTCCCCCATCGAAATGGAAGGACAAGCTTTCCGAATTCttggcatggattgatcttcAGATGACCCTTGAAGGGGTCACACTCAAAAAGGTCCTTGCCGAATTTGTCACAAGATTTACCGGAAGCTTAAGAGATTGGTTTCAGTCTCAGCCTGAGTACACCAGGCTCCAATTTGTCACTCTGCCAACTCTATCAGCAGCAGTAACAATCCTCCATAACCAGTTCCTTGGGAGTTATGACCTTGTCATAAGACAGCAGAAACAAGAGTTCTTTGATCAAAAATGCTGTTCATTAAAAATGAAGGATCTGGAAAAACACTATTCGGCTATGTCCAAACTCTACTATGTCATTGGAGGACATGATGGTGACGATACACTAAAGTATACCTTCATCACCTCTCTGCCGGATGAAATACAACCTGAGGTCAACAATATGATTGCGGCAACAAAGAGACCAGTCACCTCTATTACACTTGGCGAAATCTGGCAATTCACACTCTCTTCCATTAAGAGACTGTGTGATCAACAAGAGTTATTCAAAAGGTTATCTCAAAGGGACTTGATAGTCCAAAAGGCTTGCAACAAGAACCACCTCAAGATTAAGTGCAAAGCCGCCAACTGCGTCTGTTCAAATCATAAGAAGAAATCTGGACATTATTTCCAGAAATACACGTGCAGCAATAAGAAGTTCAGGAAAGAGAACCCAAAGAGATTCAAATACTTCCGTAAGAAACGGAATCAAGGGTATAAGTCTGACAGATGTTTCATCTGCAAAAGAAAGGGACACTATGCAAAAAATTGTCCTAGGAATCCAGAAAAGTCAGCAAAGATGATTCAACAAGTCAGCATGTCTTTATCTCTTCCAGACTCTTTTGAAGCGGAGATAGAATCTCTACTTTCAGAGCAAGAGGATCTTACCCCAGAAAGCTTATTTGGGTTAGAAATGGAGTTCTCAGACTCCACAGAGTCCTCACAAGAATCTTCTTCAGACTCAAACGATAGTGAAATACCAATCTTGATGATTGGTCTGCGCGAAGAAAGTCAGGGGAATATTCTGGAAGATGTAATACAATATCCTCTCTCTCCAACCCtactgtcttc
The sequence above is drawn from the Ricinus communis isolate WT05 ecotype wild-type chromosome 7, ASM1957865v1, whole genome shotgun sequence genome and encodes:
- the LOC8267268 gene encoding methyl jasmonate esterase 1, producing MEERQRHFVLIHGACHGAWCWYKVATLLKCAGHKVTALELAASGVHPKQVNDLYSFSDYYEPLMEFMMSLPPEERVILVGHSLGGLSLSVAMERFPEKVSAGVFATAFMPGPELSYFTLKEEFDRQFNSYMDMQYMFDNGPDNPPTSVLFGPNVLADKLYQLSPTEDLTLATLLIRHLPLYDTAAVQDAITVTEEKYGSVPRIYIVCDQDLIIKEDMQRWMVKNNPTDEVKIIAGSDHMAMFSKPQELCACLEEIAKKYL